In one Pseudomonas hydrolytica genomic region, the following are encoded:
- the pdxB gene encoding 4-phosphoerythronate dehydrogenase PdxB — translation MHIVADENIPLLDEFFAAFGSIRRLPGRGISAADVRDADLLLVRSVTQVNRALLESSRVRFVGTCTIGTDHLDLDYFAEAGIAWSSAPGCNARGVVDYVLGSVLTLAEREGVDPAARVYGVVGAGQVGGRLVHLLRGLGWQVRVCDPPRQAAEGGDFVSLERIIEECDVISLHTPLDASTRHLFDATRLAALQPGAWLINASRGAVVDNAALRTLLPQRPDLKAVLDVWEGEPQADVELAALCQLATPHIAGYSLDGKLRGTAQIYQACCRVLGVAEQVSLDDLLPAPWLSEMNIDGRADPAWVLASLCRAVYDPRRDDADFRRSLVGDADARRAAFDRLRKHYPMRREIDGLRVRIQGDAPQLAALVRALGAKLLD, via the coding sequence ATGCACATAGTCGCCGACGAAAACATTCCCCTGCTCGATGAGTTCTTCGCCGCGTTCGGCAGCATCCGCCGTCTGCCGGGGCGGGGCATCAGCGCAGCTGACGTGCGCGACGCCGATCTCTTGCTGGTGCGTTCGGTGACTCAGGTGAACCGGGCATTGCTCGAAAGCAGCCGCGTGCGTTTCGTCGGCACCTGCACCATTGGCACCGATCACCTGGATCTCGATTACTTCGCCGAGGCCGGCATCGCCTGGAGCAGCGCGCCGGGCTGCAACGCCCGGGGCGTGGTGGATTACGTGCTGGGCAGCGTGCTGACCCTGGCCGAGCGCGAGGGCGTCGACCCGGCTGCGCGCGTCTATGGCGTGGTCGGCGCAGGGCAGGTCGGCGGGCGTCTGGTCCATCTGCTGCGCGGCCTTGGCTGGCAGGTGCGGGTGTGCGACCCGCCACGGCAGGCCGCCGAGGGCGGCGATTTCGTCAGCCTGGAGCGGATCATCGAAGAATGCGACGTGATCAGCCTGCACACGCCGCTGGACGCCTCGACGCGCCATCTGTTCGATGCGACTCGCCTGGCGGCATTGCAGCCGGGCGCCTGGCTGATCAATGCCAGTCGTGGCGCCGTGGTGGACAACGCCGCGCTGCGCACGTTACTGCCGCAGCGCCCCGACCTGAAAGCGGTGCTGGACGTCTGGGAAGGCGAGCCGCAGGCCGATGTCGAACTGGCCGCCCTGTGCCAGTTGGCCACACCGCATATCGCCGGTTACAGCCTGGACGGCAAGCTGCGCGGCACCGCGCAGATCTACCAGGCCTGCTGCCGCGTGCTGGGCGTTGCCGAACAGGTGAGTCTGGACGATCTGCTGCCGGCCCCTTGGCTCAGCGAGATGAACATCGACGGCCGCGCGGACCCGGCCTGGGTCCTGGCCAGTCTGTGCCGCGCGGTATACGACCCACGCCGCGACGATGCGGATTTCCGCCGTAGCCTGGTCGGCGACGCCGACGCCCGTCGTGCGGCGTTCGACCGCTTGCGCAAGCACTACCCGATGCGCCGCGAGATCGATGGCTTGCGCGTACGAATCCAGGGCGATGCGCCACAGTTGGCAGCGCTGGTCCGGGCGTTGGGCGCCAAACTGCTGGACTGA
- the nosP gene encoding nitric oxide-sensing protein NosP has translation MALEQSEGVLSAVSSTKDVEQAAQELARQLIHPYLGFVLFFCSAEYDLEALGRALEQHFGGVSLVGCTSAGEITPQGYGRGCVVALGFDLRCFSIASALIDEMERFNLLDAQQLVDGLVRDCRSNELASIKGHSFALTLLDGLSSREELVLGALSAALGSIPHFGGSAGDDNHLTHTHVYHGGRFHSGAAVVVLFNTWLDFEVFSTHHIQPSGEKLVVTRADSSSRRVYELNAAPAAQEYAELIGVPLDALDHRVFAAYPLAVRISDHYYVRSIQQVHDDLSLSFYCAVENGIVLTAMRPGPLLPNLAQLFAGLEQRLGPLLLTIGCDCFLRRLEIENDGGSLPVSAFLRQQRVIGFNSYGEQFNGMHINQTFTGVAIGRPGRG, from the coding sequence ATGGCCTTGGAACAGTCGGAGGGCGTGCTCAGCGCCGTTTCCAGCACGAAGGACGTGGAACAGGCCGCCCAGGAGCTGGCGCGCCAGCTGATCCATCCTTATCTCGGCTTCGTGCTGTTCTTCTGCTCGGCCGAGTACGACCTCGAAGCCCTCGGCCGGGCCCTGGAGCAGCATTTCGGCGGCGTCAGCCTGGTTGGCTGTACCAGCGCCGGCGAGATCACCCCGCAGGGCTACGGCCGCGGCTGCGTGGTGGCGCTGGGCTTCGACCTGCGCTGCTTCTCCATCGCCAGCGCGCTGATCGACGAGATGGAGCGCTTTAACCTGCTCGATGCGCAGCAGCTGGTGGATGGCCTGGTGCGCGACTGTCGCAGCAACGAGCTGGCCTCGATCAAGGGTCACAGCTTCGCCCTGACCCTGCTCGACGGCCTGTCCAGCCGCGAGGAGCTGGTGCTCGGCGCGCTCAGCGCGGCGCTGGGCAGCATCCCGCATTTCGGCGGTTCGGCCGGCGACGACAACCACCTGACCCACACCCACGTCTACCACGGCGGGCGCTTTCACAGCGGCGCGGCGGTGGTGGTGCTGTTCAATACCTGGCTCGACTTCGAGGTCTTCAGCACTCACCACATCCAGCCCAGCGGCGAGAAACTGGTGGTGACCCGCGCCGACAGCTCCAGCCGCCGCGTCTACGAGCTCAACGCCGCGCCGGCCGCGCAGGAATACGCCGAGCTGATCGGCGTGCCGCTCGATGCCCTGGACCACCGGGTGTTCGCCGCCTATCCGCTGGCGGTGCGCATCAGCGATCACTACTACGTGCGCTCGATCCAGCAGGTGCACGACGACCTCAGCCTGAGCTTCTACTGCGCGGTGGAGAACGGCATCGTTCTCACCGCGATGCGTCCCGGGCCGCTGCTGCCGAATCTCGCGCAGCTGTTCGCCGGCCTCGAGCAGCGCCTCGGTCCGTTGCTGCTGACCATCGGCTGCGACTGTTTCCTGCGCCGCCTGGAGATCGAGAACGACGGCGGCAGCCTGCCGGTGTCGGCCTTCCTGCGTCAGCAGCGGGTGATCGGCTTCAATTCCTACGGGGAGCAGTTCAATGGCATGCACATCAACCAGACCTTCACCGGAGTCGCCATTGGCCGCCCTGGTCGCGGCTGA
- a CDS encoding MATE family efflux transporter, which yields MSTDTRLGRVRTELRSLLILATPIIIAQLAHTAMGFVDTLMAGRVSPQDLAAVALGNSIWVPVFLLMTGILLATTPKVAQRFGAGEEADIGPLVRQALWLALTVGGGAATLLWNAEFILRIMNVDPALITPAMGYLRAVACGFPAVALYHVLRCFSDGLGHTRPAMVLGILGLLLNIPANYIFIYGKFGLPAMGGVGCGWATALVMGFMLIGMLVWVKWAPYYRASALFTHFEWPQWPVIKRLLSIGVPIGIAVFAESSIFSVIALLIGGLGATVVAGHQIALNFSSMVFMIPYSLAMAATVRVGQALGRGQPREARFAAGVSMGVALGYACISASLMLLLREQIAQIYTPDQAVITVAATLIVYSALFQFSDAIQVTAAGALRGYQDTRITMLLTLFAYWGIGLPVGYALGLSDWLGEPSGPSGLWQGLVVGLTCAAAMLTVRLARSARKRIRRAG from the coding sequence ATGTCCACCGACACTCGCCTTGGCCGCGTGCGCACGGAACTGCGCAGCCTGCTCATCCTGGCCACGCCCATCATCATCGCCCAGCTGGCGCATACCGCCATGGGCTTCGTCGATACGCTGATGGCCGGGCGCGTCAGCCCGCAGGACCTGGCCGCCGTGGCGTTGGGCAACTCGATCTGGGTACCGGTGTTCCTGCTGATGACCGGCATCCTGCTGGCCACCACCCCCAAGGTGGCGCAGCGCTTCGGTGCCGGCGAAGAGGCAGACATCGGCCCGCTGGTGCGTCAGGCCCTGTGGCTGGCTCTGACCGTGGGCGGCGGCGCGGCGACGCTGCTGTGGAACGCCGAGTTCATCCTGCGCATCATGAACGTCGACCCGGCGCTGATCACCCCGGCCATGGGCTACCTGCGCGCCGTGGCCTGCGGCTTCCCGGCGGTGGCGCTGTATCACGTGCTGCGCTGCTTCAGCGATGGCCTCGGCCATACCCGTCCGGCCATGGTGCTGGGCATCCTCGGCCTGTTGCTCAACATTCCGGCCAACTACATCTTCATCTACGGCAAGTTCGGCCTGCCGGCCATGGGCGGTGTCGGCTGCGGCTGGGCAACGGCGTTGGTGATGGGCTTCATGCTGATCGGCATGCTGGTCTGGGTGAAGTGGGCGCCCTACTACCGTGCCAGCGCGTTGTTCACCCATTTCGAGTGGCCACAGTGGCCGGTGATCAAGCGCCTGCTGAGCATTGGCGTACCGATCGGCATCGCGGTATTCGCCGAATCGAGCATCTTCTCGGTGATCGCCCTGCTGATCGGCGGCCTCGGCGCCACCGTGGTCGCCGGGCATCAGATCGCCCTGAACTTCAGTTCCATGGTGTTCATGATTCCCTACTCGCTGGCCATGGCCGCGACGGTGCGCGTCGGCCAGGCACTGGGCCGCGGCCAGCCGCGCGAGGCGCGCTTCGCCGCCGGGGTGAGCATGGGCGTGGCACTGGGTTATGCCTGCATATCGGCCAGCCTGATGCTCCTGCTGCGCGAGCAGATCGCGCAGATCTATACCCCGGACCAGGCGGTAATCACGGTGGCAGCGACGTTGATCGTGTACTCGGCCCTGTTCCAGTTCTCCGACGCCATCCAGGTCACCGCCGCCGGCGCCCTGCGCGGCTACCAGGACACCCGCATCACCATGCTGCTGACCCTGTTCGCCTACTGGGGCATCGGTCTGCCGGTGGGCTATGCGCTCGGGCTGTCCGACTGGCTGGGCGAGCCGAGCGGCCCCAGCGGCCTGTGGCAAGGTTTGGTGGTGGGCCTGACCTGCGCCGCAGCGATGCTCACCGTGCGCCTGGCACGCAGCGCGCGCAAGCGCATTCGCCGGGCCGGTTGA